The Oncorhynchus mykiss isolate Arlee chromosome 17, USDA_OmykA_1.1, whole genome shotgun sequence genomic interval tgtctgtctgtctctgtctctgtctctgtctgaggtcCAGTCGCAGTAGCCACCCACATTCTCCACTGTCCTGACGGAGGCCTGCATAAAGGCCTGCTCTCTCTCcatgggtgcacacacacacacacacacacacacacacacacacacacacacacacaggggcgcAGGAGGGGTACAGTCTCTCGGCAGGGTTGAGGGGGATTGAGGGAAGGTGGGTACGGCACTGCCCCACACAAAGGCAGCCCTGAAATAGCCCCCTCACACAATGAGACCTGCCACTCTGTCTATGAGATAATGTCTAATTGAAAACACTGCAGCCATTGTGCTCCTGTCACCGGCTCTATTGTCCAGATagccctcccccacctctctttttCCATTGACGCGGCACGATTGTTCCCTGCCATTGTGGCACCCGCACccaactctctttctttctctctctctctacctctccctctctccgtatTGTTATAATTTCATTACTCGTTTGTTTTTTGTTCCGCTTCTCCTTTTGCTCCCCTGCAGATCTTTTGTTCCACACATTTAGGCACTTCATTTGGAGCCACCgccactctctgtgtgtgtgtgtgtgtgtctgtgtgtgtgtgctaaacaGGTGTCAGTTTCATGATGAGATAAAACAGGAAGTAAATCATCTGAAAAGATATGTCTCTCATTCTGTAACATCACAGAAAGCTACAAACAGCTACATATACAGTATCTGCAGAGAAAATAAAGGGTCGTTGTGAAGAGAGAAGTAGTAATCTATTCACAGGCTTATCGCATGGCCGTGCACAGCTAGGACCTTTTCCATTGTTATGAAATATCCATTGTAAATCAATAGATCTTGTTTGAACACAGTAAACCACATAAGTGGTcactaaccctggtcctgaaGAGCTACTGTATTATGTGTGCTAGCCTTCATCCCAGCCTAGCTCTAATACACGAGATTCAGCAAGATATCAACAGACCGTTAAGACATTGAATAACTGATCATAGAGGATCAATAAGCATCAGGATTCATATGTTAACATGATTCCTGCAGCCTATTTTCCCAAAATTCTGGGGTGACTTTCCCACCTCTGGTACAGGTTTGGCCTCAACAAACCTGCCACACTGTAGATCAGATTCTGTGTTCCAGCCAAAGTCACACAATTAAAAAGCCTCCACATTTCCTCATTTTCAcaaattctattttttttttaaaaggcgaCCTGCGTATTATTCACGGTGTTAATTGGGGGGAAATACATGTATTGTGCATCGCGACGGCCCTGTGAAAACAAGATAAGGGCCTCGTGAACAGGTCCAAGCCGATGGCCATTCAATGGGATTGTTTGGTATGAAGATTGTGAACAAGTTGAAAACAGATTATTTTTCTTTTTTGCTCTGACCAAGTCTGCCTGTCTGAGGTGAACAGTCTGGAagttccccagctctgctctGACAGTTTCTCCTGGATTCTGTCAGAGATGGTGACAGATTGCTATGTTTGACACAATGCATCTCTGCAGGTAAGATGTCATACATACACCTGTACATTTGATTGATTCTGAGGAGATGAACATACAGAGAGCAATCTGAGGTACCATATTTATACATTTTCTCAATGAATTATCGCCATTCCATCATGCAAAGCACTAGCTAAGCTGATGTTGTATTAACGTTGCTTAATGTTACAAACTTACACACACTCCCCCTTTCTACCCCCCAAAcaaaaaaagacagagatggcTGTCTATCTCTCTGCTGACACAGTAAGTAGTATTTTCATTACCACAAGCTATCGCTAGCTGCATCTGCTGCTCCAGTTTGACTTAGAAACACATCATATCTGGTTAGATGAATTTGAATGCTTTATTTGTGAGAAAcataaactttaaaaaaaaacaagaaacaaaacaaaaactccAAGGAAAGCACCTTTTATTTTAAACAAGAAGAGGTGGACCTCCACCCACGGTTTGAACAAAATAAACATGCATATAATAGCCATGTATTAATACCTATTGGTCCTATTCTTTCCTAGTCTCAGTCCAGGTCATGATATGATGCTATCAATGGGTGCTGGCTTtagagggagacacacagactaacaaacaaacaaacatactaCCCTGCGAGTCAGAATAGGCCACCCAGAGGTTGAAATAACAATCCCATTACAATACATCTGTTActgtattgatgttgtgtatTTGAACTttttgaattacatttattcatGAAGTTTTGATATAGGCCATAGACAGAGCAGAGGTTGAAAGAAATAACCACCACACAAGTCTGAGCCCCAAAACATGTTCAATGAAGGTGCTATGAATAGACAATGAGAGAAAGGCAGGGAGGTAGGCAGGATACAGACCCACCTTGCTGAGCCAAGCCAAGGTAGGAGAGGGGTCAGGTGGCTTAGGGAGTGGTCTAAGGAGGGGAAATAGtctctggaggggggggggggggggggggggggggcatctgaCCCGTGCACTGTGTCCTTTGTCTGGaagtggggagacagagagggatgagAAGGGGAGTTGGCACTAACACTCCTATGAAGGACTATGTTATGTCATTGTATGTTACGCATGCTATGTTACGTATGAGTGTGTGTCCGGTAAAGCTTTCTATGGCTGAAAGGCCACCAAAATCATTTAAATTGGCTTACAGCATACAGAAATCCTCAAGTAAAACTTGTTTGCTTGAACTGCACCACTGTGACAGTCAACTGCCAACGTCTGTAGAGCCTCACTGTTCTCAGCCTGACTTAAGAATGTGTGGGAGGCGTGTGGCATTGAGAGTCAGCCCATTCCTCCCCTCATAGCACAAAGAGTCATCTGGCACTTGACAACGATGCCTGATGAGCGACGCATGTTGCCACAAGCTGTGGCACCCCTTCCTTTTAAGATGAGGCGCAGGGCTCCTGACCAGTAAGGCGACACCTCAGCCCTCGCTGCTGAAGCTCCTTGCTCCTTCTCCCACTTGTGAACTCCCGTCTGTCCTCGGCTGCTCGTTTCCATCACACTTCCCCCAGATAGCCAGCCGGCCTAGTGTTGTATGTTATTAATACTATTGTTAACTGCAAACTCAAGGCTGGCCTCGCTGACTCCGATCATCATGTTACAGGTATATTGTACCCAACAGTGAAATGGCCAATCCTGCTTTATATAATACTCTATTAATACCGTATGAAATATTATGGCCACTTATGGTAAGATGTGTGGAAATGTTGATTGACGTAAATGGTACTCTGCAGTCAGCAGTCTTGTATCTGAAATGTCGCAGGCAATGTTTCCTGGATGCAAATAAAATTGAGTATAGAATCCCTGCTGAAAATATGTCTACATTTCTCATGAGTTGCACAGTACACAGCGCATATCGCCATCTGGTGGATCCTCACAGTATTAACCCAAGACCATAAAAGTGGATGCCAGTGTGATGGTCAATATTGCTTGCAAATAAAATGTATCTAGCAGCATGATTCAATTGAATTTGTAGCCAAATGAAACCAAGTAACACTCAAATTAACGGTTTTCTATTTGTTGGCTTTTGCAATTAACAGAAGGAATACAGGTCAACAGAATAATAAGTGACGCGTATATGATCCCTGCTCGCTATGTTCCCTTTGGGATAATAAAGAGGAATTGGTTGGAAATACATATTTCATTATTGAAATGAGAACCACTAAGAAACAAAACTCAATTTATTTCAGAGGAGGAAACATTAATAAATGGAAAATTACATTATTCATGTATCAAACACCATCGAGCTTCAACATTGTTtgcaaaaacaaaaatgaaaaACATTACAAAATAGAATGGGAAAAACATCCACAAATCTGTCTGCTGGCTGTAGATGGATGTTGTCCTGTTGAGTTAAGTGGCAACACTCTGTAGTAAGGTGATGTTATCACCTTTCAGCATGATCCTCcctgagagagagatgtagggagggattgagagaggagggataggtgGAGATAGAGACGGGTGATCAGTCTAGAGTAACTGACACTTCAGCAGTAGGAGACACTTGTTCAGACTGCCGACAAAGAAAAGATGACTAATCATCGACAACGAATGAGAAACTACAGACTTAGTCAACTGGAGTGGCCTTTATCAATTTGATGGCATTAGGCCACAAGAGTCATCCGTTTTGAAGTGTTTTCATCAAGGTGCTCCCCACCGGAAGAGGCATTTCCTTGTTTTACGTCCTTGTATTTCCTTGTTTGGTCCGTGTCTCTTTTCCTATCGTGTCAGACAACGTTTTGGTAGCCTATCCTGTGCTAATTTTATATCTTATGCGAGCTAGCTTTTTGCAAGTCAGACAAATGTTCAAAAACACCTCTGTTTGGACCTCCACCCATGCAAAACATTTGATTGGTTTAATAAGTAGTAACACATCAGTAGTTTCCATCTGGAAAAAGgggtgatacagtggggcaaaaacgtatttagtcagccaccaattgtggaagttctcccacttaaaaagatgagaggcggctgtaattttcatcataggtacacttcaactatgacagacaaaatgagaagggaaaaaaaatccagaaaatcacattgtaggattttttaggaatttatttgcaaattatggtggaaaataagtatttgggagaacttccacaattggtggctgactaaatacgtttttgccccactgtatcacccCTTTTTTTATCATCTTCCCCAGGAGAACTTCCCCAGGCTTTCAAACAGAATGTGAGAGCCTCGGGCTCCGAGGCTAGTCCCAGACAAACTGatattgtggaatgttgtcaatAGCCTGCAAGTCTTATTACTGAAATGTGTACAAATCAACATGTAATACACAGTTACAGACACTGAGAAATGTGAGGTAAGAAAGACAAAGAAAAACTGACTTACCCAGGGGCTTCCTGTTCTTGGTCTTCATGTGGACCTCCTCAGCGTCATCCAGAACCAGGTTCATGTACTCGTCAAAGccctgaaagagggagagatgtgcTTGCTTCAACTACACAGCTAGGCATCAGCAGCCAAGATATAGTTTCAGGAGCCTTGGCCAAGTAGAATAAGGGAGGAAACACAGGAGGAAGAGGACTTACGATGATGCAGCCCTCTATCCGCATGTTCACTTGTTCATACAGCCAAACCTGTATCCGAGAACGCTGCAAGGAGAAGAGACGCTTTGAATACATTTGAGAGATCGCTCGCTAGGTAACGTATTATGAAAGTACGAGGTCTATTTACAACcatcaatatcaaatcatgtGACTGAAATGAAGAAAATCGTATAAAAATGTAATACTTACGTTCTGTAGATACCTGAAAATAAGGTTCTGGTGGACAGAGGGGAGGGTCAAGGAAACTACAAACATATTGCTTAACTGGCTACACAGGTTTTTCTGGCCATTTGCAACATTACTATCTCAATAGTTCATTTAAGTTAGCTACATACCCGGCCATAGTGTTCCAGTTCCTTGCTGAAACTCTAAGGTCCATGTGTATTAATAGCAACGGCTCATTAATTAGTAACTTAGCTAGCTACGTACCACTAGCTAGTTATGATCACcctgctaacttagctagctacgTACCACTAGCTAGTTATGATTACactgctaacttagctagctacgTACCACTAGCTAGTTATGATTACactgctaacttagctagctacgTAACACTAGCTAGTTATGATTACACTGCTAACTTAGCTACAGTGATTCAGACACAAGTCAGAGCAAAATAGCAGGCTAACGTTACAACACAATACTGCACAGAGTATTTCATGATAA includes:
- the LOC110494395 gene encoding small nuclear ribonucleoprotein E, with the translated sequence MAYRGQGQKVQKVMVQPINLIFRYLQNRSRIQVWLYEQVNMRIEGCIIGFDEYMNLVLDDAEEVHMKTKNRKPLGRIMLKGDNITLLQSVAT